In Actinomycetota bacterium, a single genomic region encodes these proteins:
- a CDS encoding UPF0182 family protein produces the protein MIQRNPTPRRSRRGLTFFIFVGFVLLLALRGLATFWTDLLWFRSVNLASVWETLILFKVIPAAIGSVIAFLMLWTNVLIADRLSPRFRLFDMAPEEEFVERMQEWIEPRIRKVRLGASAVFGVLVGVSAAGWWDNILRYLNRSSFGLADPILGKDVSFYVFKLPLYRDLFGWAFQLMLLTTLLVGAMHYLNGGIRLLPGRAPRVSAGVRAHLSVLLAVIAILKAVGYRLDAYQLLYSPRGIVYGASFTDVKAQLPALTLLSLISLFAAGLLLWNIHSRGWTLPAVAVGGWLVMSIIVGGIIPAAVQRFRVEPAEQILEKPYIENGITFTRQAYGLNNVEVRQFAASPNLTLDDIENNRPTVDNIKLWDAAVLTDTYTQLQEIRTYYGLNDVDVDRYMINGALTQTMIAGRELDEAADVISGWVNEHLVYTHGFGAVLSPANAVDEQGQPVFLVQDVPPVASDPSLNITQPRIYFGDTYSDRFLIVGTKQKEVDFPLTQEGESVARNTYGGSGGVPIGSMFNRAAFALRYSDLNTVISNQLTTDSKTLMIRNVSARLRTAAPFLRVDSDPYLVDVGGRLIWVVDMYTVSDAYPYAEPASINRLGIGAGTLPNKFNYVRNTVKATVDAYDGTMRFYVVDDSDPIIRAYRAAFPDLFSDGSTMPEDLVAHLRYPEDLFRVQSDMYLRFHMTEPDVFYNSEDEWEEPLDPSNAGNQDKLRGEYLDPTWARPMLPYYLLMRLPEEQRLSYLILQPFLPVERPNMASFLIAKSGPEDYGKLIDYRLPRTGFVDGPNQVDARIDQNPQVSQQITLWNQQGSKVIRGDLLVVPIESSLLYIQPVYLQAAKVPLPQFKRVVAVFNEEVVMRKTLAEALQDLFAGGETSATSTEPVGDQTAPDLLDQAAEAFSQAETALRAGDLGTYQAKIEEARGLIEQARKLLGG, from the coding sequence ATGATTCAACGAAACCCCACCCCGCGCCGGAGTCGGCGAGGGCTTACCTTTTTCATCTTCGTCGGGTTCGTCTTACTCCTGGCATTACGAGGCTTGGCCACGTTCTGGACCGATCTGTTGTGGTTCCGATCTGTAAACCTCGCTTCGGTGTGGGAGACGCTCATTCTCTTCAAGGTGATTCCCGCCGCCATCGGATCGGTGATTGCGTTCCTGATGCTCTGGACGAACGTGCTCATCGCCGACCGCCTCTCACCCCGGTTCCGGCTTTTCGACATGGCTCCCGAAGAGGAGTTCGTCGAGCGCATGCAGGAGTGGATCGAACCTCGGATTCGCAAGGTACGGTTGGGGGCATCGGCAGTGTTCGGCGTGCTTGTCGGTGTGAGCGCCGCCGGCTGGTGGGACAACATACTGCGCTATCTCAACCGCAGCTCATTCGGGCTGGCGGACCCGATTCTCGGCAAGGACGTTTCGTTCTACGTCTTCAAGCTGCCGCTGTACCGGGACCTGTTCGGTTGGGCGTTCCAGCTGATGCTTCTCACGACGCTGCTCGTTGGGGCAATGCACTACCTCAACGGTGGTATCCGGCTGCTCCCCGGCAGGGCGCCGCGAGTATCCGCCGGCGTTCGGGCGCATCTGTCGGTGCTGCTGGCCGTGATCGCGATCCTCAAGGCGGTCGGCTACCGGCTCGATGCATATCAGCTGTTGTACTCGCCCCGGGGGATTGTGTATGGGGCCAGTTTTACCGACGTCAAGGCACAACTGCCCGCCTTGACGCTGCTCTCACTCATTTCCCTGTTTGCCGCCGGTCTTTTGCTGTGGAACATTCACAGTCGCGGCTGGACCCTGCCTGCCGTCGCAGTTGGAGGCTGGCTGGTGATGTCGATCATCGTCGGAGGAATCATTCCGGCTGCGGTGCAGCGGTTCCGGGTGGAACCCGCCGAGCAGATACTCGAGAAGCCGTACATCGAGAACGGCATCACCTTCACACGCCAGGCCTACGGCCTCAATAACGTTGAGGTGCGTCAGTTCGCCGCGTCGCCGAATCTGACACTCGACGATATCGAGAACAACCGGCCGACGGTCGACAACATCAAGTTGTGGGACGCGGCGGTGCTCACCGACACGTACACCCAGCTGCAGGAGATCAGGACCTATTACGGACTCAACGATGTCGATGTCGATCGGTACATGATCAACGGTGCGCTCACGCAGACGATGATCGCCGGGCGCGAACTCGACGAGGCCGCCGATGTCATCTCCGGATGGGTGAACGAACATCTCGTCTACACCCACGGATTCGGTGCGGTCCTGAGTCCCGCCAACGCGGTTGACGAGCAAGGCCAGCCGGTGTTCCTCGTCCAGGACGTTCCCCCTGTGGCGAGCGACCCGAGTCTCAATATCACCCAGCCGCGGATCTACTTCGGAGACACCTACTCGGATCGGTTCCTCATCGTCGGGACCAAGCAGAAGGAAGTCGACTTTCCGCTGACCCAGGAAGGTGAGTCGGTCGCTCGTAACACGTATGGCGGGTCCGGTGGTGTACCGATCGGCAGCATGTTCAACCGCGCTGCGTTCGCGCTGCGCTACTCGGATCTGAACACGGTGATCTCGAATCAGCTCACCACAGACTCGAAGACGCTGATGATTCGCAACGTCTCCGCTCGTCTGCGCACCGCCGCACCGTTCCTGCGGGTGGACTCGGACCCGTACCTGGTCGATGTCGGCGGACGGCTCATCTGGGTCGTCGACATGTACACGGTGTCGGATGCGTACCCGTACGCGGAGCCGGCGTCGATCAACCGACTCGGTATCGGCGCGGGGACGTTGCCGAACAAGTTCAACTACGTGCGCAATACGGTGAAGGCGACCGTCGATGCGTATGACGGCACGATGCGGTTCTACGTCGTCGACGACAGTGACCCGATCATCCGCGCCTATCGGGCTGCGTTCCCGGATTTGTTCTCCGACGGGTCCACGATGCCGGAGGATCTCGTGGCGCATCTGCGCTATCCGGAGGATCTGTTCCGTGTACAGAGTGACATGTACCTGCGGTTCCACATGACCGAACCCGACGTGTTCTACAACAGTGAGGACGAGTGGGAAGAACCGCTCGACCCGTCCAACGCAGGAAACCAGGACAAGCTTCGTGGCGAGTACCTCGATCCGACGTGGGCCAGGCCGATGCTGCCGTACTACCTGCTGATGCGTCTTCCCGAAGAACAGCGGCTCTCCTACCTCATCCTGCAACCGTTCCTGCCGGTCGAGCGTCCGAACATGGCCTCGTTCCTCATCGCGAAGTCGGGTCCTGAGGACTACGGCAAACTGATCGACTATCGCCTGCCCCGCACCGGGTTCGTCGACGGGCCCAACCAGGTCGACGCACGTATCGATCAGAACCCGCAGGTGTCCCAGCAGATCACGCTGTGGAACCAGCAGGGATCGAAGGTGATTCGGGGCGATCTGCTCGTGGTGCCGATCGAATCGTCACTCCTGTACATTCAGCCGGTCTATCTGCAGGCTGCAAAGGTGCCCCTGCCGCAATTCAAGCGGGTCGTTGCGGTGTTCAACGAAGAAGTTGTGATGCGTAAGACCCTGGCCGAGGCGCTCCAAGACCTGTTTGCGGGCGGGGAGACGTCTGCTACTTCCACTGAACCGGTTGGCGACCAGACGGCACCCGATCTGCTCGACCAGGCCGCCGAGGCGTTCTCTCAGGCGGAGACCGCGCTGCGGGCGGGGGATCTGGGGACCTATCAGGCCAAGATCGAAGAGGCCAGGGGGCTCATCGAGCAGGCGAGGAAGCTGCTCGGCGGCTGA
- the mtnA gene encoding S-methyl-5-thioribose-1-phosphate isomerase yields the protein MTTIRWADGRTALIILDQTLLPQRRQEQQLETVEEIAEAIVSLRVRGAPLIGITAAMGIAALANQAAGRLDQAALAGAVDRWADRLAVTRPTAVNLTWAIDRMRSVVSHRPDDLAQALTDEAAAIHDEDRSMCRRIGEHGLTLLRDGATVHTHCNTGALATGGIGTALAPIYLAHERGWAIHVYADETRPLLQGSRLTAWELDQAGIDVTVITDSMAGALFSRQPPDVVFVGADRIAANGDVANKIGTYPLAVLARHHGIPFYSFAPTSTIDHATPTGEDIPIEQRSADEVRRGFGTLTAPETADVWNPAFDVTPAALITGIVTEMGIATPPFEQTLP from the coding sequence ATCACAACCATTCGCTGGGCCGACGGCCGCACGGCCCTGATCATCCTCGATCAGACCCTGCTGCCTCAACGGCGACAAGAGCAGCAACTCGAAACCGTCGAGGAGATCGCAGAAGCGATCGTCTCGCTTCGTGTGCGGGGCGCACCGCTGATCGGCATCACCGCCGCCATGGGCATCGCCGCGCTGGCCAACCAGGCCGCCGGCCGCCTCGATCAGGCCGCTCTCGCCGGCGCCGTCGACCGGTGGGCGGACCGCCTCGCCGTCACCCGCCCCACCGCCGTCAACCTCACCTGGGCGATCGACCGTATGCGATCCGTCGTCTCCCACCGGCCCGACGACCTCGCCCAAGCTCTCACCGACGAGGCCGCCGCCATCCACGACGAAGACCGCTCCATGTGCCGGCGCATCGGCGAGCACGGCCTCACGCTCCTGCGCGACGGTGCCACCGTGCACACGCACTGCAACACCGGGGCACTCGCCACCGGCGGTATCGGCACGGCCCTCGCCCCCATCTATCTCGCCCATGAACGTGGCTGGGCCATTCACGTCTACGCCGACGAGACCCGTCCGCTCCTCCAAGGCAGCCGTCTCACCGCATGGGAACTCGACCAGGCGGGCATCGACGTCACCGTCATCACCGACTCGATGGCCGGTGCCCTGTTCAGCCGCCAACCGCCCGATGTCGTCTTCGTCGGCGCCGACCGGATCGCCGCAAATGGTGACGTCGCCAACAAGATCGGCACCTACCCGCTCGCCGTCCTCGCCCGCCACCACGGCATTCCCTTCTACTCGTTCGCCCCCACCTCCACGATCGATCACGCCACACCGACCGGCGAGGACATCCCCATCGAGCAGCGCTCCGCCGACGAAGTCCGCCGTGGGTTCGGGACGCTCACCGCCCCGGAGACCGCCGACGTCTGGAATCCGGCATTCGACGTCACTCCTGCCGCACTGATCACCGGGATCGTCACCGAGATGGGCATCGCCACGCCACCGTTCGAGCAGACCCTCCCATGA
- a CDS encoding class II aldolase/adducin family protein, which yields MRYDIRSGICRIGKSMHGAGLIAGRAGNLSARIADTILITPRGTRKDTLRPTDLVAVRLDSDETSTRASTELPLHRAAYLANPDVGAVLHAHAPALIAAGLRELDLTARLPELAEAVGLFATVDFAPSGSEELGRAVGAAVADGAVIVLLYGHGVVAVGSDLDEAFDRLELAELAAHAVLMAQE from the coding sequence ATGAGGTACGACATCCGCTCCGGGATCTGCCGTATCGGCAAGAGCATGCACGGTGCCGGTCTGATCGCCGGACGCGCCGGCAACCTGTCGGCGCGGATCGCCGACACGATCCTCATCACCCCTCGCGGCACCCGCAAGGACACCCTCCGCCCGACCGACCTCGTCGCCGTTCGGCTCGACTCGGACGAGACGTCGACTCGGGCCAGCACCGAACTCCCGCTTCATCGCGCCGCATACCTTGCGAATCCCGACGTCGGGGCGGTTCTTCACGCCCACGCACCGGCGCTCATCGCTGCAGGCCTGCGCGAACTCGACCTCACTGCACGGCTCCCTGAACTCGCCGAAGCGGTCGGCCTCTTCGCCACCGTCGACTTTGCTCCCAGCGGCAGTGAAGAGCTCGGTCGAGCCGTCGGTGCAGCCGTTGCCGACGGGGCGGTCATCGTGCTGCTGTACGGGCATGGTGTGGTCGCCGTCGGGTCGGATCTCGATGAGGCGTTCGACCGGCTCGAGCTTGCCGAGCTGGCAGCGCACGCCGTCCTGATGGCGCAAGAGTGA